atAATCGGCAACTTATCTTCTGATAATATTTCTGGATGCTTCTTTGTGGAGAAATTAAATGCTTATCTTTTCGCCATGTTGGATAAATGTAGCAATAAAACAGTTATATCTGTTTTTCCATATGAAAAATTTGGAAGACACCAATCCAGAAATTTAGCTATCCAATTTTCCCAATATGAGGACTATATGCATAGGATAATTGAGGACAGACTTTATCCgaatattcaaaataatcTCCCAAGTGTTCATAATATGAAGAATATGAGTAATATGActaatataaacaataataataaagatattattattaatagaAGTGGTATTTCTAATGGTAATAGCCAAAGTGTTCCTTGctttgaaaatattttggattatgataaattaaaatttgtggaatatataaattccTTTAGTGATGTAAAGAAATCATCTTCATTCAATATTATTGGTAGCAgcaaaaatatatttgaacAAGGTGAAAACCTGAAGAACTATTgtatatatcataataataattttgaaaGTGGAtttgaaaattatattttggAAAATAAACAACCATTGGAATTAATTGAAAATCATTTGGGCATAATGGAAAACATTAAAGGGATGTATGATAATAGGGATCAGGAGGAAATCAATttcaataatttttcaGGGTTGTTGTGGGAAGACAATTCAAATATGAATGAAATAAACCTAACGAGGgataatcataataataattatcatgaaaatgaagaaaatatatatagtattaatattaaatatattaataatcattttaataataaggatGATATGATTATGAAATGTAAAAACATGAAGGAATCTATTTCTAtggataataatagtagtaaaagtaataatacTCATTTTGAGAAAACATTGGAATCCATAAATCCTGATGACcgtaatatttttaacaGTGAAATGGATTCTATGagaaatgaaaataacGATGAAGAAGAACCAACGGCCACAAGTATTTATAACCTTTTAGGAAACATTGGAAAAgatacaaatattaaaagatgTAGTAGTAATTATAACTATGATAACAATAATGGATATAGTAACGAAAGTAGTGACAATTATAATAGTGGGTATAATGATAGTAcagataataataatggaTATAATAGTAACAGTAGCtataatagtaataataatggagatgataataacaataataataataatgatgagaattgtgataataataataataacaataataataataattataataataataattatggtaacaataataataacaacaacaataataaggacaataataataataataataataatgatggAAATGgtagtagtaataataataataatgatgatgatgatgatgacgAAGTAGAggatgatgaagatgataacaatcataataatgatgatgataatatgaGTGATAACGAAGAAATGGAAgataatgatgaagataACGATGagtataataatagtaatgatagttataaatatgaagaaaaagataGTAATCATGAAAAGGATTTgaaaaaagatataatagAAGGAGATATGATTAATTCTGTTAAATACGATAAAAACATTGGTAATCATACTACAAATAAGAGTGAAATTAGTACTAACTATTTTGAGAACAGTTGTAACATGAGTGtaaataatagtaataacgaaggatatgatgataattgTAATAATGGTTATATGAATCATGACGAAGGATTAACTCTTAATAATGCGAATgtttcaaataataaatgcGATATTATAATACCAGAAGATGGAAGTGTTATGTATGAAAATATGATTAACAGAGGAAACGGGCTTACAAGTAACattaacaataataataataatgtaagtaataataatagtataaGTTGCAATGCAGATgataatgtatataataatataaataattatataaacacaTATATGGAAACTACAACCAATAAGAATCATATTGAGAATAGATGTAATCAAGATTCATACAGTACGAATGAAGAACCGTTATCCAATCATTCTATAAATGATAcaggaaaaataaaagatgGCATAATGTATGATGGAAATGATTTGGATATGAATGGTACGCAAGAACATAGTAAAGAAGAAGGGATGGATGTTTTTGAACCGAATTTTTTCgaattaaaaagaaatagtTCCGATGGTCAAAATAAACATTTAGAACCAGGagttcaaaaaaaaattagtaAAAAAAGAAGTAAAGTGAAACATGAAAGAAATAGTAAAATACTTGATGATGAAAAGAAAGAAGTATTAAATAAAGTATCTCAAATAACACGAGTTGGAGGTGTTTGTTTTGATAAGAATAGACAAAGATGGATTGCACATTGGAAAATTGACGGAAAATATCATAAACATTATTTCCCTATTAGTCAATACGGATTTGAAAATGCTCGGGAAAGAGCAGTTAGTTGTAGGAAACAAGCTGAAAAACTATTTAATTTACCAGAAATTCAACCAAGAAATAGATGGAATCAAATAAAAGTCAATGGTACTTCTCACATAAAAAAAGCTGCAAAATTACCAAGATGTGAAGGTGTTGGATATGATGAATTGTCTCAAAGTTGGGTTAGTACTTTTGTTgttcataaaaaattttctaTTGAAGAACTTGGATTTTATGAAGCAAGGGAAAAAGCTATATATTGTAGAAAAACATTTGAAAAGGTAAATGTTCATGATGATTATGAATGTTTATTAAATGACAGATTAGGTTTACGTAATGAGGAAAAAGATGAATTATCTGATTTAATTAATGTAGATAAAAATGCATTGGATAATCTAGAACTAGAAGCATctgttaataataataataaagtgaaacataataacaacaacaataataataataataataataattctgaaaaaatgagaatcaaaaataatgatttttcagttgataataataatgaaaatgttGGAACAGgagaaattaaaatatccaatgataaatatttaaaaataacacAAGAAGCTATTGAAATGATTCTAAGTAATATCAAACATAAATCCTTACCagaaattaaaatgaaattaatTGATAAACAAAAGtttgaaaattataatacattactagataaacattttaaatttattacatCTGTAAAAAACATTTCACAGTTAAGACCATATATATCACTCTTTCacaaatttataatttatcatACACTTCCtcataatatttctttaaggaaacaattatttattatcgAAGCTTTAGAATGGTCTTCGTTTTTTTCAGGTGCAGCTAGCGAAAAAGTggaataaatattttgcAATACCcaaggaaaaaaaaaaaaaaaaaaaaaaaaaaaaaaaaaaaaaaaaaaaaaaaataaatatataattataaacaaaacaaaaaaaaaaaaaaaaaaaaNNNNNNNNNNNNNNNNNNNNNNNNaatttttttttatttttttttttttaaaatattataataatataaaaaattataaaaaatattaaaattaaaaataatataatttttttttttttttttttttttttttttttttttaaaacttTTTTACTATCAAATTACAAAAACTTTTTgtaattaatatattataaaattatttattatttattattagatATGTGCAGAGCGCAAAGTAGTCCTACAATTTATGGAGGgaaaagtaaaataaaataaattataaaatatacgtaaaagtttataatatattttggaaaataataactTTTCTAAAGTATTAAATTTTTcgaaaatataaatgtaataataaatttttaattttttccttttcttcagtatatatcttatatatatatatatgtatgtatgtatttaatatataagatattataatattatttttttcttgaaAAAGGTTTAAAATGTGTATTAAGTACATTTGaatataatagtaataaaataatatataaagataagTAAAAATCGATAATTATAGGGGAATGAATGATTAAgtgtaaaatatatgtactATATAATGtcaaaaggaaaaatatattataataaaaaaaataaaatatatttatttacatataaaaataaataataaaatatttcaaatgtatatttttttttttctttttttttttagtatatattatatataatataaagtaAAACTTCTggttcttttttttgttttatttatttttttctagtctaaaaattttaattgCACACCACGTTGgactatttttttttttttttttttttttttttttttttttttttttattttttttttttttttatttttttttttttttttttttaaaaatttttatttttttaaaattatttttttaatataaaattttttttttaNNNNNNNNNNNNNNNNNNNNNNNNNNNNNNNNNNNNNNNNNNNNNNNNNNNNNNNNNNNNNNNNNNNNNNNNNNNNNNNNNNNNNNNNNNNNNNNNNNNNNNNNNNNNNNNNNNNNNNNNNNNNNNNNNNNNNNNNNNNNNNNNNNNNNNNNNNNNNNNNNNNNNNNNNNNNNNNNNNNNNNNNNNNNNNNNNNNNNNNNNNNNNNNNNNNNNNNNNNNNNNNNNNNNNNNNNNNNNNNNNNNNNNNNNNNNNNNNNNNNNNNNNNNNNNNNNNNNNNNNNNNNNNNNNNNNNNNNNNNNNNNNNNNNNNNNNNNNNNNNNNNNNNNNNNNNNNNNNNNNNNNtttatttttttttataaaaaaaataaaaaaaaaaaaaaaaaaaaatttttttttttttttttttttttttttttttttttttttttaaaaatttttttttttaaacattttttttttttttttttttttttttttttttttttttttttttgatttacatatatatatatatataaaatcttaactttatatatttaaaaacatttaattatattaaaataattgtttaaagagaaaattatatttttaacatttttatttaatagTTGTACattgaaaaatatgtatatattttagaAACGTTCAAGtgttattaattttttatatttttatatcttacatttttgttgtttttgttataataatattatatatatatatatatatatatatataaaaggattattaaaaaaaaaaaaaaagtagaATATTgctattaaaaaaattacacatttataattttcttaaTACAACATCTCTctatatacatatatatatatatatatatatatatatatatatattatttcatatttgtttttttttatgtttctatatttgtattaataaaaaggagAAGATGGCTATTTGTTGTAGGAATGTCGTATATCAAGTAAAAggttaaaaataatatacatgtagaataaaaaattaagtagttttataaatataaatgtcTATATActatcaatatattttttttaataattaaaatgttAAAAGTGATactaaataaatatatatatatatatatatatatcttaatatttatttcagGACGAATTTCTAATAATAAGGAAGAAGGtaaagtaaaatatatttaaaatatatatatatatatagatatacCTATATAATTAACATGCTCAACttcataattatacatattttaatttttttttttttaacatatcTTTTATGTTCTTATTtgaaatttattttaagTCAACAATTTGCAAccataaataaatataaaagattcttaaattaaatatatttttatttgaattttcatatataaaaaaaaaaaatatatatataaagtgCAAAAATGAAAGTAAGACATGCAtggaattttttttattaggattttaaaattgtttaaatatataatttgaaGTATGAAATTAGTTGtgaaatgtatatatatatatatatatgtataattatgttttaaaatatttgtacAACTATATTTCAATCTTTAAAGTAATGTAGAAATGCATATTTTTGTCATTTATATGAGTTATGGCAAGTTGGTTCCTCGTATGtttgtgtatatatatatatttacttatattgtttaattttgtttttttctttttaaattctGCTATAAAAATGctttttatatgtatataatttttatactAGGAAAATTCTGTTCATAgtatttaatttaattttttttttttttgtgcataatatgttaaatttaatatttcttttgatatgatataaatttcttaaaatttttttttttttttatatcataaattaatatatatatatatatatttttaacgtatttatgtataaattataaagaGAATCAAGCGTTTGAacgaaaaaataaaaaataaattatttataaaaatgttatatagtatatttgttatatattaaaatacattatatacatatgcttatttatatttaaaaaaaaaaaaaaagaagaaaacCATTTACATTATCTATAATTTCTTACGTTGTCATGTCAGAAGAAAAGGGAGCTTATTTGGTCTTTGACAATGCATCGAATGGGactttatttattgtatggaaaaaagaaaaagttGAAAATGCTTTAATGTTTATAAAACCAACAAAAGAGGTTCCAGAATTTAAATTCGTGAATAGAAATggaaaaaatgaattaatCAGAAATTTACAGGTTtggaaataaaataagactcgaaaaatataaataaaattatatttttttttttttttttttttttgaaattataattatatatatatatatatatatatatgtgtctaactatattttcattttgaatttttcttgttttatattagtcggacaaaaaattattttattctgGAATATGCCAATTTGTTAAAGAAGcaaaagatataaaaggaaaattaACTTTATTACAACATTTTGATTCTTCTTTTCCTATAAAAGTGgatttgtattttttaaaaggaAGCAAggtataaaatataaaattaaataaataaaacttattacatatatatatatattataattatctgcaaatttttttttttaaatataccTTTCATGacaaaaattattcatcttttttattttatagGTCATGCCACTTAATACAGGAGAACCTTTTGTTGTTCAAGACATTGATGCTATGAGTGTTTTACCAAAAGGATCAAGTTCATTAAAAGTAAAAACGATGGCAAAGGATATGTTTGTTTCTAGAGGGAATACAGAAGGAGCTAGTATATCCTTTTAAATGAgcgttttttttttttttttttttttttttctttgtaataaatatatagatcataatattatacaaacattatatatatatatatatatatatatatatatatatgtaaatcTTTTAATTAGTCTTatcaaatttttttgttcatatatatatatatgtatattatgtattttaaaAGTCCCATcatttttctatttttatacaatttcaattataataaattaaaaattcaTATCAAGTTACAGTTCTATAAATTTTGCAAAATTCATAAAACCTTAAAACATAATTCATTATAACTAATTGTTAATTATCAgtctaaaaaaaattaaaaaaaaaaaataaaaaggtaACATAATCAAAGTTGAAAAAAGATGAATCACACAAAAAGctatttatatgattagtaaaataaatttagtataaaatatattatatattcataatttcatttaaaaaaattttaaaaatctTGACAATAttccttttattatactataaaaaaaaaatttattttgaatttcaaaatatattcaaatgAGAATACAgtcatattatatatatatatatatatatatataattattcattaagaaaaaagaagagAAAAATTGAATATACCAAAAGTAATATATGACAAGGTACaaatttgtatataaatatatatatatatatatatatatatatatatgtatgcatatgaatatatttatttttgcAAAGACATAGATTTAgataattaaaaattttcatatatatatatatatatatatatatatatatatatatatatatatttacatttatttatttatataataatggGGAAAGAaacttttaatttttaacatgtaatattattttgaatatttgGTTTATCtcttaaataatattttttattattatctgCTAATGATTTATCTTTACTTAAGATATCACCACATGTGTAATTATTTagtttattattattataattattatgattgTCGTTATAAGATGTATATGAATCTATATgatcattttcattttg
The window above is part of the Plasmodium reichenowi strain SY57 chromosome 7, whole genome shotgun sequence genome. Proteins encoded here:
- a CDS encoding hypothetical protein (conserved Plasmodium protein, unknown function), which translates into the protein MSEEKGAYLVFDNASNGTLFIVWKKEKVENALMFIKPTKEVPEFKFVNRNGKNELIRNLQSDKKLFYSGICQFVKEAKDIKGKLTLLQHFDSSFPIKVDLYFLKGSKVMPLNTGEPFVVQDIDAMSVLPKGSSSLKVKTMAKDMFVSRGNTEGASISF
- a CDS encoding transcription factor with AP2 domain(s), putative; this encodes MVLVVEYHNINTPVGKYSELENLKEEKEKSLYNNLEYVNLLDIKTLENKSIYVSSDLLNFLKCYSNLSINLNKVPYDLVYSFLLDGELYLGYDISVFILLVKAEHFEYCRRIDNENSDKKESFRTKYKSTVKRSSQIDDEDNLQGLLIKEKEDYLSFLNENNEALKQYMESEKRGNPLWHLDESKYMDKNLYDEEDSSFIFKPTFNYLGNNNNNNNHNNNNAFSNFIIGNLSSDNISGCFFVEKLNAYLFAMLDKCSNKTVISVFPYEKFGRHQSRNLAIQFSQYEDYMHRIIEDRLYPNIQNNLPSVHNMKNMSNMTNINNNNKDIIINRSGISNGNSQSVPCFENILDYDKLKFVEYINSFSDVKKSSSFNIIGSSKNIFEQGENLKNYCIYHNNNFESGFENYILENKQPLELIENHLGIMENIKGMYDNRDQEEINFNNFSGLLWEDNSNMNEINLTRDNHNNNYHENEENIYSINIKYINNHFNNKDDMIMKCKNMKESISMDNNSSKSNNTHFEKTLESINPDDRNIFNSEMDSMRNENNDEEEPTATSIYNLLGNIGKDTNIKRCSSNYNYDNNNGYSNESSDNYNSGYNDSTDNNNGYNSNSSYNSNNNGDDNNNNNNNDENCDNNNNNNNNNNYNNNNYGNNNNNNNNNKDNNNNNNNNDGNGSSNNNNNDDDDDDEVEDDEDDNNHNNDDDNMSDNEEMEDNDEDNDEYNNSNDSYKYEEKDSNHEKDLKKDIIEGDMINSVKYDKNIGNHTTNKSEISTNYFENSCNMSVNNSNNEGYDDNCNNGYMNHDEGLTLNNANVSNNKCDIIIPEDGSVMYENMINRGNGLTSNINNNNNNVSNNNSISCNADDNVYNNINNYINTYMETTTNKNHIENRCNQDSYSTNEEPLSNHSINDTGKIKDGIMYDGNDLDMNGTQEHSKEEGMDVFEPNFFELKRNSSDGQNKHLEPGVQKKISKKRSKVKHERNSKILDDEKKEVLNKVSQITRVGGVCFDKNRQRWIAHWKIDGKYHKHYFPISQYGFENARERAVSCRKQAEKLFNLPEIQPRNRWNQIKVNGTSHIKKAAKLPRCEGVGYDELSQSWVSTFVVHKKFSIEELGFYEAREKAIYCRKTFEKVNVHDDYECLLNDRLGLRNEEKDELSDLINVDKNALDNLELEASVNNNNKVKHNNNNNNNNNNNNSEKMRIKNNDFSVDNNNENVGTGEIKISNDKYLKITQEAIEMILSNIKHKSLPEIKMKLIDKQKFENYNTLLDKHFKFITSVKNISQLRPYISLFHKFIIYHTLPHNISLRKQLFIIEALEWSSFFSGAASEKVE